The stretch of DNA GGTCACTGACGCCATACTAGTAGTAATGATAAAAGGTTTTGATTGTTGTTTAATAGTACTGTCAAAACAAAAACTAGATAAAATACAGTGatgggaaagaaaaaaaaaagtaattattgcAAACTATTTTGGTGACAGACCAAAGTTCTCTAtgaaaatatatactttttagaATCAATACTTAGAGAAATTGAAAAGTATGATTGTCCACatatcataaaaacaaaaactgagAGGAAGAGTAACTTCAAGATGAATGTGTTTTAGAGAATAAGTTGTAAAGAGCCAACACTGACTGCAGAAACTAGTTACAAGTGAGACACCAGCTAAGTCTAAAAATGAAGTCTATGAACATGACACAAAAAAGGGTACAATAATTTGGGCATTTACATCATTTACATACATATTAAACAAGATTTCTTACATAACTCAGCACCGTAGAAGGATCGGAAGGAGTGCAGATGGTAACTGTACAATTGTTATAgatttttagtaacattttagtcTGCTGTTCTGTTTCCAAGCAccataaaaagttatttatggTTTGATCGATCGTGATTCAGCTCACAATGATATTATCCTTCCTTTGGTCATTGTTTCAAAACTGTGTTATGTTAGTGGATAGCTATGAAACACATACACGACACCAAACACATGTAAATACCGGTAATTATTTGGGAAAATGAAAGTAATTAAATGTAACCATATGTGTCGGTGTTGTGCGTCATATCAGCGCTGTGTCGGACATGACAGGTATCAGACACCAAATACGTCTTTGCTATGAAGTGTCGGGTGCTACATAAGGAGATAGCAATTAAAAGACTATTTCCTTTTCATAGCACGCATTAGTACTCGTGTTTTGACATCAGGTTCAAGACCGTGCTCTAGCATTTTTGTATAAATCTCTTTTGCCAAGTCAACCTTGCCGCATAAGCTCATCCCTTGAACAGCAGCATTATAAAGAGCGGCGTTTGGGACAGCCTTCTGCAAAAGGGACAGATACTAACGAGGTCAAATATTTATGTCAGGCAACATCACTAGAAAATGCGATAGATTGATTTTtctacaattttaattaaaatttatagctACTTGCATGAAAAAGCCAAACTTGATCAGAAAAATCCATGTACACAATAATCAGCATAATTTTGGTGAATTTCTCGATGCTAAGTATTTTGGAATTACCATTGTCTCTAGGGGTTGAAAGCATACATAAAATAACCTATTTAAAACCAATCCCAAATTATGGTAATCTATAATGGTCAGTCCAATTCTTCCACATTCATCTCCAGCATACCATTCAATCACTCAGGTCAAATGATGCAACTTCTTTTACAATTGATGTGACTCAAATATACATACATAATTttgaaatctaaaataaaaaattaattaaaattataactcaTAAACTAAAGGTGTAAAGTTCACAAATTATTTTGACGATACAGTTGGGTGAAAGAAGTGTTGTCGATGGCAAATGCCAGTATAGGGCGGAAGGCCAAAAATCTGACATTTACATGCCATTACGGCCTATGGCACTGCCATGGCGGCCATCCCTTCACAAATTGCCTATGGCAGTTGTGAAAAGTTTGCAACAACATTGGGTGAAAGTAATGCTAGTGTAAACAAATCTATACCTTGATAGAGGTTCAAATATTATCTATGTGGCAAACATTAGCTTAGCAATATATGATTAAGGATTAATCATAGTTTTATAACAAATTGAAACTAGACTCAAACAAATATTGCTAAGAAATTTCGAAAAATGCTAATTTTTACTCACATTTAGGATTTCTTCTAATTCTTCATAGAGATCTCCTCTAGTGCAGCATCTTATTATGGACAGATAAGTAAATATGTTTGGACTGCACTTCTGGTGAACCATGTGCTCATACACCTCCCACGCAATTGTCGGCTTCCTTGCAAGCTCACAAGTCCTGATCACTAGGTTATACGAAACCGTCAAATCCGACAGTCCAGAAGCTTCCATTTGCCACAGAATTTCCAGAGCTTTATCCCACAACCTAAGCTTTGAACAAGACATTAAAGCGGTATTGTATAAATGTTTATTGAATTCACTCATTTGATTTCTTTCGATCCAATCATAAAGCTGAAGAGCTTCACCATGCCTATTGGCCTTGTTAAGAGAACTCAGTAGAGAGTTGTATGTATATGCATCGGGTTTTACGCTCAACGATTTCATTGTATTGTAGACCTGAAATGCTAGTTTGAGTTCTCCCACTCTTCCGAGCGAGTTAATCAACACATTGCACGCAACTAAGTTTGGTTTTAAGTCGCTCATCAACATTTTCTGAAAGACACTTAATGCATCATCCCATTTTCCATCCTTAGCACATACACAAATGACagaatttaatatattgttGTTTGGTTCAAATCCATTTTGAACCATATCATGGTAAGCATAAAGAGCAAGCTCACTTTGGTTACAATGTACAAAACTACTAATTAACAATTGATATGTCACCAACGTTGCGGCACACCCATTTGCCTTCATACTACTCCACAACCTCTCTATTTCACTCCAATTGTCTACCTCCTTGCAAGTTGATATCATGGTGTTGtaaacaacaacatcaaaatcCTTCTTCACATCACATTCTCTTTCTAGTTTCCTAAAGAATTTAAGGGCTGAATCACATCCTTGAGCTTTTGCACATGCCATAAGAATCAAGCTATAAGTATGCCCTGTAGTTACACTTTTAGCTTTCACATAATCGAACACTTTAAAGCAATCATCAAACCACCCATTTCTCAGAAGGCCCAACAAAAGAGAATTACAGGCATGGATATTTGGACAAAGACCAAACAATTCCATAGACCTAAAATATTCCATTGCACTTCTAATCTTATTAGTTCTACTAAGCTCCAAAATCCTATTAGATAGCACATTCTCATCCATTTCTTCCAAAAAGAGAGCTCCATTCTCATTCATAAGTCCCGCCTGTTTAGAACCCTGGCGTCGCAATTCCTTCTCCGCCACAAAAGACTCATCAACATCTTCTCTTCTCTGACTATCATCTTCTTCCACTTCTTTCGAGACAGTCAATTTCTTATTGGACACAAAAGATGAGTCAAACTCCTTTCTTTCTTCATCATCAACAACACCGTCATCAAAATCATCCACTTCCCGACAAAGAGACACAAAAGATGTATCAATTTTTTCTCTTCCTTCaacttcatcaacatcttctctTCTTTGAACATCACCTTCTTCCCAAACATGCAATTTCTTATTGGACACAAaagatgaatcaaattcctcTCTTCCTTCTTCATCAAAATCTTCCACTTCCCCCCAAGAAGACACAAAAGATGAATCAATTGTTTCTCTTCCTTCAATCACATCATCAACAAAATCCTCCAATTCCCCACAAGGAGACACAAAAGATGCAtcaattttttctcttttttcaacCACATCATATTCTTGTCGAGTAAAAACAATGTCAACACTAGGACCAACATCCTCAGACATGAGTGGTGTGGTGGAATTTTGAAACCCTAATGACCCAATTAAGGGCACAAAATGCTTAGGTTGTTGtgacaagaaaacaatgttgtTCCTAAGgtagttattattatgattatgtgTAGTTATACAAAAATTTGCATGAGTAACAAAAGTGTAATAACCAAGTTTATTAAAACAACAAGTAACAGGATAATGAAATTGAAATGGGAAATTCAACATAATAGGCATATCaatatgttgtttttatttatttatttaataattattatgaattaTGAACTAATACCAAACTAGAGAAGAAGGTAAAACAGTAGAACATGATTCAATAGTGAAAATGAAAAGATGATGAATGAGGAAAATGGATAGAAGAACCTATGTTGTTTGTTAATGGCAGAGCGGAGTGAATTTGTGCTGCGAAGGCAATTATCTGGTGCGGTTGCATTTTGTGAATATTTTTGATGAAGCTGTGCTGggtttttgtttatttgtttaccgttttaataattgataaataaataaatagaataagaaagaagaaaatgcCATTGATTTTGTGGATAATGGAATTCATGATGGGCCTTACCGTATTGTAGGATCCGATCCATTAATTTCCGGATCTATGCATCAGGTACCAATAAATCTTTTCTGCATTCCCTCTATTTTTCAGATTTAAACCTCCATTTTTCTCAAATTCAActcaatattattttcttacCTCAAATTCATactaaaatcttatttatatttatgttgttgttgtagttTCAATAAGTAGTTAGAGATGAATgttaatgttattattgttgttatgtCAATTGGTTGTTGTTACAATTGACTTTATGTTTTTTAAGTTGTTATAATTGTTGTATGTCAAGTGTTTGACAAAATGTTTttgatttgtaataaatttgtggtgaaatataaataatttgtattgtTGTTGTAATTTAAAGTAGTTTATGTTAGCGACAGGTAGtgattttattactgttgttatgTCAACTTGTTGATGttgttgaaatataataaaatattgaataagtTGTTATAGTTATTGTATGTCAAGTGtttgacaaaatatttttgatttgtaATGAGTTTGTAGTgagatataattaatttatatttttgttgtagtttaaagtaatttatattttttgaaatttaatatagtcaaaatattgaaatgtaataaagtgttgattttttGCTTTCAGAGATTGAAGGTGATAATGATATTATTTGATTCTGATACGGTAGAGAGACCTAACATGGATTTGTATGTACATAGCGTCGGACCTTAACTACCGGTAAACGATAACGGATTAGACATGGAAGCTTCCGCTCTCAAGCACATTTTGATGTTGAATATGTACAGAATGAAATGCCTGCACCACCATTGCCGCCACTACTATCACCACATGCACCATTTTAAGGACCACCACCACCACATGTACATGGGTTATCAGGGGATCTCGTTGATACGTTTTTGCTACCACATTTTGAGGACCATGTGGTGGCCTGAATATGGGTTGGAGATGCACCTTTTAATTCTAAAtgcatttaattaaatattaattatttatttatttaatcatcaaaaatactaaaaattgatttttgttagGAATGTTTTCCTTTGAAATGCGTCAACAATGGTAGAAAGATATGTCAGCTTTGTTCCAACTTCTCATGTGACTTGGTTTTGGTATCAATCAAAGCCTAACTTAGCTGATCTTCGATGTAGGCTACAAGTTTAAAAACATACTAGCAATACAACCCAATACAAAACTTCATCGAATTGGATCATGCTACAATCTTTTTTGGGTGAATGCTTATCAAACTCccaattttttgattttttattggaTTTTAGCTTTCAGTAGTGTATTTGGGGTGATGAGGCAAAATCAAGTGAATGAATGAGTATTCaccgtttttttttttgacaaaaaaaaaacgataTTCCCTTATTCAAATTGGTACAAATTACATCGATAAAAAACAATAGAATTCAAAATTGTTAAAACCAAAAATGATAAATCTACGAACAAACTGGTAGCATCTAAGTAATAGCATAAATTGACATAATGCTCACAATTGTTCTGACATAATAGTATAAATTGACATAATGCTCACAATTGACATAATAGCATAAATTGACATAATGCTCacaattgacataaattgacaAACTGGTAGCATCCAAGTAATAGCAAAATGAAGTGTTCGGAATATACGTGCCTCTAGAGTTGTACTGTTCAAGAAGTCAAAGTCATTAATTGAATATGAATCTACACTTGATCGAATCAATCTGAATCAAACGAACactgcaacaacaaaaaaatcaaacattgTACCAAGACggaaaaagttaaatatatgtatgaaaaacaattatttagttaaaaggAGTGGAAAAAGAGTTAAATCGGtgattttaagttaaaaaatgacCTCAAATCACATGTTAcctaatatataaaaatctaaGAAGAATGAAAAAAGAAGTTGGGGGCGGCTAGTCTAAAATGCTTACTGCATCTACAACAATATTGTATGGTTATTAAGAGAGagctaatattaaattaaaataaaaaatagagatgaaATTGAAGGAAATGATGTGAGAGTGAGttttgaagaattttttagaaaaatttacaGTTTGTAATAATTGTCACTACTAGAAATTTGCTTTTTACCTGCGGATTTTCCTGCGGACACGATTCCGCTGGTAATACGCGAGGATTTTCCTGCGGTTTGCAATTATCTTAAGACTTTTCCTGCGGTACCCTATTCCGCAGGTAAAACGGCAGGtaacattttttgttgttgcggATTTACATACGACTATGTTTCCGCAGCAACGTTCATATGTTTTCCATAGGATTTATCTGCGGTAATTGTCCGTAGCAAATTCCGTAGCAAATTCCGCAGCAAATGTTTGCAaagtttaagtattttattcTTAGGAAATTCCGCAGGTaaatttcatgtcaatttttatgattttatttttatataaataaggtagaattactttttaaacaaataaaaa from Cicer arietinum cultivar CDC Frontier isolate Library 1 chromosome 3, Cicar.CDCFrontier_v2.0, whole genome shotgun sequence encodes:
- the LOC101507358 gene encoding pentatricopeptide repeat-containing protein At3g29290 isoform X1 — encoded protein: MPIMLNFPFQFHYPVTCCFNKLGYYTFVTHANFCITTHNHNNNYLRNNIVFLSQQPKHFVPLIGSLGFQNSTTPLMSEDVGPSVDIVFTRQEYDVVEKREKIDASFVSPCGELEDFVDDVIEGRETIDSSFVSSWGEVEDFDEEGREEFDSSFVSNKKLHVWEEGDVQRREDVDEVEGREKIDTSFVSLCREVDDFDDGVVDDEERKEFDSSFVSNKKLTVSKEVEEDDSQRREDVDESFVAEKELRRQGSKQAGLMNENGALFLEEMDENVLSNRILELSRTNKIRSAMEYFRSMELFGLCPNIHACNSLLLGLLRNGWFDDCFKVFDYVKAKSVTTGHTYSLILMACAKAQGCDSALKFFRKLERECDVKKDFDVVVYNTMISTCKEVDNWSEIERLWSSMKANGCAATLVTYQLLISSFVHCNQSELALYAYHDMVQNGFEPNNNILNSVICVCAKDGKWDDALSVFQKMLMSDLKPNLVACNVLINSLGRVGELKLAFQVYNTMKSLSVKPDAYTYNSLLSSLNKANRHGEALQLYDWIERNQMSEFNKHLYNTALMSCSKLRLWDKALEILWQMEASGLSDLTVSYNLVIRTCELARKPTIAWEVYEHMVHQKCSPNIFTYLSIIRCCTRGDLYEELEEILNKAVPNAALYNAAVQGMSLCGKVDLAKEIYTKMLEHGLEPDVKTRVLMRAMKRK
- the LOC101507358 gene encoding pentatricopeptide repeat-containing protein At3g29290 isoform X2 yields the protein MQPHQIIAFAAQIHSALPLTNNIGFQNSTTPLMSEDVGPSVDIVFTRQEYDVVEKREKIDASFVSPCGELEDFVDDVIEGRETIDSSFVSSWGEVEDFDEEGREEFDSSFVSNKKLHVWEEGDVQRREDVDEVEGREKIDTSFVSLCREVDDFDDGVVDDEERKEFDSSFVSNKKLTVSKEVEEDDSQRREDVDESFVAEKELRRQGSKQAGLMNENGALFLEEMDENVLSNRILELSRTNKIRSAMEYFRSMELFGLCPNIHACNSLLLGLLRNGWFDDCFKVFDYVKAKSVTTGHTYSLILMACAKAQGCDSALKFFRKLERECDVKKDFDVVVYNTMISTCKEVDNWSEIERLWSSMKANGCAATLVTYQLLISSFVHCNQSELALYAYHDMVQNGFEPNNNILNSVICVCAKDGKWDDALSVFQKMLMSDLKPNLVACNVLINSLGRVGELKLAFQVYNTMKSLSVKPDAYTYNSLLSSLNKANRHGEALQLYDWIERNQMSEFNKHLYNTALMSCSKLRLWDKALEILWQMEASGLSDLTVSYNLVIRTCELARKPTIAWEVYEHMVHQKCSPNIFTYLSIIRCCTRGDLYEELEEILNKAVPNAALYNAAVQGMSLCGKVDLAKEIYTKMLEHGLEPDVKTRVLMRAMKRK